A DNA window from Patescibacteria group bacterium contains the following coding sequences:
- the pyk gene encoding pyruvate kinase encodes MRTKIIATIGPSSDSPEMIEKLALAGMDVMRNNFAHCTFDEYKARYDIIKEINKKHNLDVKIQADLRGPSIRLGENIPAKGLKVKDGDVLKFVTTPGEDKQPDELIITDPYLHADVNVGDPMLIESGMIELEITKTTPDHHKFEAKVLVGGVIFPRKAINLPTTKLTTSSITEKDLKDLDYVLGVGVDYVALSFVGCAAELNIIREKIGDKPVKIMSKIERREAIVNIDEIINASDVVIIARGDLGVEMPYEQLPILQKRILRKSHQLLKPAVVATQMLKNMTKSPYPTRAEVSDIANAVFDGAHYVWLSDETANGDYPLEALKVLKKTIVAADQYMEGCSI; translated from the coding sequence ATGCGAACGAAAATCATCGCCACAATCGGCCCATCGTCAGATTCACCAGAAATGATCGAGAAGCTTGCACTCGCAGGCATGGATGTGATGCGCAACAACTTTGCGCACTGTACTTTTGACGAATACAAGGCTCGCTATGACATTATCAAAGAGATCAACAAGAAACACAATTTGGACGTCAAGATTCAGGCTGACCTTCGTGGCCCTAGCATCCGACTTGGCGAGAATATTCCGGCCAAAGGTCTCAAGGTCAAAGACGGCGATGTATTGAAATTTGTCACTACTCCAGGCGAGGACAAACAGCCAGACGAGCTTATCATTACCGACCCCTACCTTCATGCAGACGTAAATGTTGGTGATCCAATGTTGATCGAGTCAGGCATGATTGAGCTCGAGATTACCAAGACTACTCCAGACCATCACAAATTTGAGGCCAAAGTCCTAGTCGGCGGTGTTATCTTCCCACGAAAAGCGATCAATTTGCCTACTACCAAGCTGACCACTTCTTCTATTACCGAGAAAGATCTGAAGGATTTGGACTATGTTCTTGGTGTCGGCGTTGATTATGTTGCACTTTCTTTCGTTGGTTGTGCCGCTGAGCTCAATATTATCCGCGAGAAAATCGGCGATAAGCCAGTCAAAATCATGTCCAAGATCGAACGTCGTGAGGCCATCGTCAATATTGACGAAATCATCAATGCATCAGATGTCGTCATTATCGCCCGCGGTGACTTGGGTGTTGAGATGCCATACGAGCAATTGCCAATTCTTCAGAAGAGAATTCTTCGCAAATCTCACCAGCTCTTGAAACCTGCCGTTGTCGCCACTCAGATGCTCAAGAATATGACCAAGTCGCCATACCCAACTCGCGCTGAAGTGTCCGACATTGCTAATGCAGTCTTTGACGGCGCGCACTATGTCTGGCTCTCAGATGAGACAGCCAACGGCGATTATCCACTCGAGGCTCTCAAGGTCCTGAAGAAGACGATTGTGGCTGCAGACCAGTACATGGAAGGCTGCTCGATCTAA
- a CDS encoding U32 family peptidase C-terminal domain-containing protein: MKINTGKPELLAPAGTLDILKIAFMYGADAVYCGTPAFAMRSRVGFDIKSLGEGIEYAHSLNKKVYVTLNSFPHSTEIEKLGEHVAKIAELKPDAFIVADPGVMKFVLDNFDIPVHLSTQANTTNQLSAQFWADQGIERLVLARELSLKDIALIHKTVPNLQIETFVHGAMCMAHSGRCQISNYFAGRDPNKGACIQACRFKYKMYALEEEYRPGELFPIYEDEEGTHILNSKDLCMIDHLDDIVKSGVISLKIEGRLKSEYYVATVVGAYRKAIDLLFSDPAQYQSAKAELLEDVSKAANRGLTTGFYYNEPDKDTNNYASAKTKSEWGYVGRVISYDKEAKLLKFEAKNFLPVGAEIEILAPEGIVKSKITQIIRDGEVLEVAHSGYIVEIPLDKPVCADALIRMKL; this comes from the coding sequence ATGAAAATCAATACAGGAAAGCCAGAGCTTCTCGCTCCAGCAGGAACACTAGATATACTCAAAATTGCCTTCATGTACGGCGCTGACGCAGTTTATTGCGGTACGCCCGCTTTTGCGATGCGCTCCAGGGTTGGATTTGATATAAAATCATTGGGCGAGGGAATCGAATACGCTCATTCGCTCAACAAGAAAGTCTATGTCACGCTCAACTCCTTCCCACATTCGACCGAAATTGAGAAGCTAGGGGAGCATGTCGCCAAAATTGCAGAACTCAAGCCTGACGCCTTCATTGTCGCCGATCCAGGCGTGATGAAGTTTGTACTCGATAACTTCGATATTCCAGTCCATCTCTCTACCCAAGCTAATACGACCAACCAGCTCTCAGCTCAGTTTTGGGCAGATCAGGGGATAGAACGCTTAGTCTTAGCTAGAGAATTAAGTCTCAAGGATATCGCCCTCATACACAAAACGGTGCCAAATCTGCAGATTGAGACATTCGTCCACGGCGCGATGTGTATGGCACATTCTGGCCGTTGCCAGATTTCCAACTATTTTGCTGGAAGAGACCCCAACAAAGGCGCTTGTATCCAAGCCTGTAGATTTAAATACAAAATGTATGCGCTCGAAGAGGAGTATCGCCCAGGCGAGCTTTTCCCAATTTACGAAGATGAAGAGGGGACTCACATCTTGAATTCCAAGGATCTTTGCATGATCGACCATCTCGATGACATTGTGAAATCAGGCGTGATCTCACTCAAGATCGAGGGTAGACTCAAATCAGAATATTATGTCGCCACCGTCGTCGGCGCTTATCGTAAAGCCATAGATCTATTATTCAGCGATCCAGCTCAATATCAGTCAGCCAAGGCTGAACTACTCGAAGATGTGTCCAAAGCGGCTAATAGGGGATTGACGACCGGTTTTTATTACAACGAACCCGACAAAGATACCAACAACTATGCTAGTGCCAAGACCAAGAGCGAATGGGGCTATGTCGGCCGAGTTATCTCTTACGACAAAGAGGCCAAGCTTCTCAAATTTGAAGCCAAGAATTTCCTGCCAGTAGGAGCCGAGATCGAGATTCTGGCACCAGAAGGTATTGTTAAATCCAAGATTACTCAAATAATTCGCGATGGTGAAGTTCTCGAAGTAGCCCACTCTGGCTACATCGTTGAAATTCCATTAGATAAGCCAGTCTGCGCAGACGCACTCATCAGAATGAAGCTCTAG
- a CDS encoding WecB/TagA/CpsF family glycosyltransferase: MKRDITKILGIKIDSLTKEEALSSVEEIIGRSRAAFIATPNTEMIIKAQGDDHFREMLNDKSALNLPDSYGLLWAGRFQTLWAPKTPGLRQIIVLLEWIFSILILPLATRAYHYPIKSKLSGSDFIWDLSRLAAVKRYKLFLFGGGPTVAEQAALRLQTEILGLRIGGMMSGDLSKSDEVVEAVKKSRSEILLVCLGAPLQEEWLVENLKATGAKIGIGLGGTFDFVARVVPRAPSWMQHAGLEWLFRLIIEPKRLFRQMALPKFMFLMLLDRLKSG; encoded by the coding sequence ATGAAACGCGATATTACCAAAATTTTGGGTATCAAAATTGATTCTCTGACCAAGGAAGAGGCCCTCTCTTCGGTTGAGGAAATTATCGGCCGCTCACGAGCCGCCTTCATCGCAACTCCAAACACAGAGATGATTATCAAAGCTCAGGGAGATGACCATTTCCGCGAAATGCTCAACGACAAATCAGCGCTCAATTTGCCCGATAGCTACGGCCTGCTCTGGGCTGGTCGTTTCCAGACACTATGGGCGCCAAAAACTCCTGGACTCCGCCAAATCATCGTTCTGTTGGAATGGATTTTCTCGATTCTAATACTACCTCTTGCGACCAGGGCCTATCATTATCCGATCAAATCTAAACTTTCTGGCTCGGACTTCATCTGGGACCTGTCTCGCTTAGCGGCAGTGAAAAGATACAAGCTATTCCTCTTTGGTGGTGGGCCTACCGTTGCCGAGCAAGCCGCCCTGCGTCTCCAAACAGAAATCCTAGGCCTCAGAATCGGCGGCATGATGTCGGGCGACCTTTCCAAATCAGATGAAGTCGTTGAGGCAGTCAAGAAATCTCGATCAGAAATTCTTCTTGTTTGCCTAGGTGCACCTCTCCAGGAAGAATGGCTTGTTGAGAATCTGAAGGCGACTGGCGCCAAGATCGGAATAGGATTGGGCGGAACTTTTGATTTTGTGGCCAGAGTCGTACCGCGTGCGCCGAGCTGGATGCAACATGCTGGACTCGAGTGGCTTTTCCGCTTGATCATCGAACCCAAACGATTATTCCGTCAAATGGCCCTCCCCAAATTTATGTTTCTCATGCTTCTAGACCGTCTCAAATCGGGATAG
- a CDS encoding glycosyltransferase, giving the protein MKPKVAIVCDFLTKFGGAQQVLLSISELYPEAPIFCLLYDEEGTLGKFKNRKIIPSSLQKKPAFLRNRLKFLLPSFPKAIEEFDLSEYDVVISSNDSFAHGAITKPDTFHICYCHTPMRYAWDWCHEYLKESGVDHGLKGLIARILIHNIRIWDRASSERVDSWIANSDNVKQRIRKYYRQDSSVIYPPVSVEEIKPNGEAPEDFYLIASRLEPYKKIDLAVEAFNQSGRQLIVVGEGSQFEYLSSIAKKNVQFVGPKYGQELYDYFARAKAFIFPGEDDFGITPVESMAAGRPVIAYKKGGTLETIIPSKTGIFFEEQTIESLNSAIQSLEQDYSDFTPEGCRSQAEKFSKEEFKKMISDKVVSEYKKYIESNKK; this is encoded by the coding sequence ATGAAACCAAAAGTTGCCATAGTTTGTGATTTCCTGACCAAGTTTGGTGGTGCCCAACAAGTCCTTCTTTCAATCAGCGAACTTTATCCAGAAGCTCCGATTTTCTGTTTGCTCTATGATGAAGAGGGGACACTCGGCAAATTCAAAAATCGCAAAATAATCCCAAGCTCCTTGCAGAAAAAACCTGCCTTTTTGCGCAATCGCCTCAAATTTCTCTTGCCAAGCTTCCCGAAAGCGATTGAGGAATTTGATTTGTCAGAGTATGACGTCGTCATATCATCCAATGATTCCTTCGCTCACGGCGCGATTACGAAGCCTGACACTTTCCATATTTGCTATTGCCACACTCCGATGCGATATGCCTGGGATTGGTGCCATGAATATCTGAAAGAAAGCGGTGTTGATCATGGACTCAAGGGTTTGATCGCTAGAATACTAATTCACAATATCAGGATCTGGGATCGAGCTTCCTCGGAGCGCGTTGACTCTTGGATAGCAAACTCTGACAATGTGAAACAAAGAATTCGGAAATACTACCGCCAAGACTCGTCTGTGATATATCCTCCAGTTAGCGTCGAGGAAATCAAGCCAAACGGCGAAGCTCCCGAAGATTTTTACCTGATCGCCTCACGGCTTGAGCCTTACAAGAAGATTGATCTTGCTGTCGAAGCCTTCAACCAATCTGGCAGACAATTAATCGTCGTCGGAGAGGGGTCACAATTCGAATATTTATCATCGATTGCGAAGAAAAACGTTCAATTTGTCGGTCCGAAATACGGCCAGGAGCTATACGACTATTTCGCTCGCGCCAAAGCCTTCATCTTCCCTGGCGAAGACGATTTTGGCATCACACCAGTAGAATCAATGGCCGCCGGCAGACCTGTCATTGCTTACAAGAAGGGCGGAACGCTCGAAACAATCATCCCTAGCAAGACCGGTATATTTTTCGAAGAGCAAACTATAGAATCGCTCAACTCTGCAATTCAAAGCCTTGAACAAGACTACTCGGACTTTACGCCAGAGGGTTGTCGTTCTCAAGCCGAGAAATTTAGCAAAGAAGAGTTCAAAAAGATGATTAGCGATAAGGTAGTATCAGAATACAAGAAATATATAGAATCAAACAAGAAATGA
- a CDS encoding glycosyltransferase family 1 protein → MIIGIDANKATAKNRTGIENFVFELILNLLKIDAQNTYYLFAANDLPDQIIKHKNVVQIKSKFSRPWNKIVLPLLLRQNKPDVYLQPLDGIPMFAPEKTIGVIHDLAYKYFPEAYSGLENRRQNGVLSNVNAKAKKIICVSESTKTDVLDFYPESKSKIKVIHLGYDPEVFHSIEKPKDVLKTDGPYILFAGRLEERKNVKRLVEAFLKVKAESNIPQKLVLAGSPGYNYSKIYQAIVSDRKYINEIIMPGHISHAQMPDLIAKADFVVFPTLYEGFGLPVLEAMACGAAVVAAKSSSLPEVAGEAAVYVNPLDVDDIAEGINYLIQHPETKKHYQGLALERAKDFSWEKTAKEFLNELESL, encoded by the coding sequence ATGATTATTGGAATCGACGCAAACAAGGCAACGGCCAAGAATCGAACTGGAATTGAAAACTTTGTTTTCGAACTCATTTTGAATTTGCTCAAAATCGACGCTCAAAATACTTATTACCTTTTCGCGGCCAATGATCTGCCAGATCAAATCATCAAGCATAAAAATGTCGTTCAGATAAAATCGAAATTCTCTCGGCCGTGGAACAAGATCGTTCTTCCATTGCTCTTGCGTCAAAATAAACCGGACGTTTATCTCCAACCACTCGATGGGATCCCAATGTTTGCCCCAGAGAAGACTATCGGCGTAATCCACGATTTGGCCTACAAATACTTTCCAGAGGCTTATAGCGGATTAGAAAACAGAAGACAGAACGGGGTATTGTCAAACGTTAATGCCAAGGCGAAGAAGATAATCTGCGTTAGCGAATCGACCAAGACGGACGTGCTTGATTTTTATCCCGAATCAAAAAGCAAAATCAAGGTAATCCACCTAGGGTACGACCCAGAAGTCTTTCACTCGATTGAAAAGCCCAAGGACGTCCTCAAAACAGACGGCCCCTATATTCTTTTCGCTGGCAGGCTTGAGGAAAGAAAAAATGTCAAACGACTAGTTGAGGCGTTTTTGAAGGTCAAAGCCGAGTCAAATATCCCTCAAAAGCTGGTATTGGCTGGCTCTCCTGGCTACAACTATTCCAAGATATACCAAGCGATCGTCTCAGACCGCAAATATATAAATGAAATTATCATGCCTGGGCACATTTCACATGCTCAAATGCCTGATTTGATCGCTAAGGCTGATTTCGTCGTCTTCCCAACTCTTTATGAAGGATTTGGGCTACCAGTTCTCGAGGCGATGGCCTGCGGAGCGGCAGTTGTGGCGGCCAAGTCTTCGTCCCTTCCTGAGGTCGCTGGTGAGGCTGCTGTCTATGTCAATCCGCTCGATGTTGACGACATAGCAGAAGGGATTAATTATCTGATCCAGCATCCCGAGACGAAGAAGCACTACCAGGGGCTAGCTCTGGAGCGGGCCAAGGATTTTTCATGGGAGAAGACAGCCAAAGAATTTTTAAACGAATTGGAAAGCTTATGA
- a CDS encoding rod shape-determining protein, producing MIRKIAIDLGTNNIRVYIPKKGIIISEPSVVALQAADNKIMAIGEEAKKMIGRTPESIIAASPLRDGVIANFRIAEAMLRYFINKVSGSIRLFKPDIMVSIPAGVTSTERRAVIDACNQAGAKQTFLIKQPVAAALGAGIPIATPSGSMIIDIGGGTSEVAVISLGDVVASTSVRVGGNKFDAAIANYIRKKHNLIIGDQTAEEIKIRIGSAQTLKKELKMEVSGSNTISGLPESIIISYEETVSAVKAPLLEIINAVKDVLQKTPPELASDVMDKGIILTGGGAQLRSLDTLLTKVTGVPCEIANNPTECVVKGSGIALENLEAFKRSVLWSKN from the coding sequence ATGATTAGAAAAATTGCAATAGACTTGGGCACGAACAATATTCGCGTTTACATTCCCAAGAAGGGGATTATTATCAGTGAGCCCAGCGTTGTCGCTCTCCAGGCTGCTGACAACAAGATAATGGCAATCGGTGAAGAGGCCAAGAAGATGATTGGTCGTACGCCCGAAAGTATCATCGCCGCTTCACCTCTACGCGACGGAGTAATTGCAAATTTTCGAATTGCTGAGGCGATGCTTCGATATTTTATCAACAAGGTTAGCGGTTCAATCCGCCTTTTCAAGCCTGACATCATGGTCTCTATCCCGGCAGGCGTGACCTCTACTGAGCGGAGAGCGGTGATCGACGCTTGCAATCAGGCTGGCGCCAAACAAACATTCCTGATCAAGCAACCAGTCGCCGCCGCTTTAGGCGCTGGTATTCCTATCGCAACCCCATCAGGTAGCATGATCATCGATATCGGCGGTGGCACGAGCGAAGTTGCTGTTATTTCACTTGGCGATGTCGTCGCTTCGACCTCTGTACGGGTCGGTGGCAATAAGTTCGACGCGGCAATCGCGAATTACATTCGCAAAAAACACAATTTGATTATCGGCGATCAGACAGCCGAAGAGATCAAGATCAGAATTGGTTCTGCCCAAACCTTAAAAAAAGAGCTGAAAATGGAAGTTTCTGGCTCCAATACCATTTCTGGCCTACCTGAGAGTATAATTATTTCATATGAAGAAACGGTTTCTGCCGTCAAGGCGCCATTGCTCGAGATTATTAACGCGGTGAAGGATGTACTTCAAAAAACTCCGCCGGAACTTGCCTCAGACGTGATGGACAAAGGCATTATCCTAACCGGTGGGGGAGCACAACTTCGAAGTTTGGACACGCTACTTACCAAGGTTACAGGTGTTCCTTGCGAGATAGCGAATAATCCGACCGAATGTGTGGTCAAGGGCTCCGGCATCGCTCTGGAAAACCTAGAGGCGTTCAAGCGTTCGGTACTGTGGTCTAAGAATTAA
- the murA gene encoding UDP-N-acetylglucosamine 1-carboxyvinyltransferase, with protein sequence MAYFIIKSGNQLSGSIKIGGAKNSALKILPAAILADSPSQISNVPKIIDIDKMIEILRSIGVEINFSKGVVDIDPKKMNSSHPDENLIKKLRGSIVLVGALLAKYGNAVISQPGGCLIGARPIDDHLDVFRQLGVSVKYSAGRYYLKGKPKAGEVVLGKMSVTATENAILATVLSKGTTRIHVAAAEPEIADLANYLNKMGAKITGAGTHDITIEGVSSLHGVPYDIIPDRIEAGTYLIIAILTNSELTIGPIAPDTLSLVFKKLKDVGAKFKIITREGKSYIQTEKHGKLIAQDIDTRTYPGFPTDLQSFYAVLMTQAEGRSRIFETIYEGRFASVEELQLLRGKTLILNPHEFVVDGPNKLVGARISSKDIRGGASLVAAALAAEGKTVIEDIEYIDRGYEMIDQKLRTVGADIERISVIEEDND encoded by the coding sequence ATGGCCTATTTCATTATAAAGAGCGGCAATCAACTTAGCGGTTCGATTAAAATCGGAGGTGCCAAAAATTCTGCGCTGAAGATCCTGCCAGCCGCTATTTTGGCTGATTCACCATCGCAAATATCCAATGTCCCCAAGATTATCGACATCGACAAGATGATTGAGATTTTGCGTAGCATTGGCGTTGAAATCAATTTTTCAAAGGGTGTAGTTGACATTGATCCGAAGAAAATGAATTCAAGCCATCCTGATGAGAATCTAATCAAGAAACTTCGGGGCTCCATCGTTTTGGTCGGAGCATTATTGGCCAAGTACGGGAATGCAGTTATTAGCCAGCCAGGTGGCTGCTTGATCGGTGCTAGACCGATTGACGATCATCTCGATGTCTTTCGTCAGCTTGGTGTTTCGGTCAAGTACAGTGCTGGAAGATACTACTTGAAGGGCAAGCCAAAGGCTGGCGAAGTTGTTTTGGGCAAGATGAGCGTCACGGCAACCGAAAATGCCATTTTGGCCACAGTTTTGTCAAAAGGCACAACGCGTATTCACGTTGCCGCAGCAGAGCCAGAAATCGCTGACTTGGCTAATTATCTCAACAAGATGGGCGCCAAAATCACTGGTGCCGGCACCCACGATATCACAATTGAAGGTGTAAGCTCCTTGCACGGCGTACCATACGATATTATCCCAGATCGGATTGAGGCAGGCACATATTTGATAATCGCAATTTTGACCAACTCAGAGTTGACAATCGGACCGATTGCGCCCGATACATTAAGTCTAGTTTTCAAAAAGCTCAAAGATGTCGGGGCAAAATTTAAGATCATCACTCGTGAGGGGAAGTCATATATTCAAACTGAAAAGCATGGCAAATTAATCGCTCAGGATATTGATACGCGGACATACCCAGGGTTCCCAACCGATCTCCAGTCCTTTTACGCGGTTTTGATGACACAGGCCGAGGGCAGATCTCGAATTTTTGAAACTATCTATGAGGGTCGCTTTGCTTCAGTTGAGGAGCTTCAACTGCTTCGTGGCAAAACTTTGATACTGAATCCGCATGAATTTGTAGTAGATGGGCCAAACAAGCTTGTGGGCGCTAGAATCTCAAGCAAAGATATCAGAGGCGGTGCCTCTCTTGTCGCGGCGGCACTGGCGGCGGAAGGAAAGACTGTAATCGAAGACATCGAATATATCGACCGCGGTTATGAAATGATCGATCAGAAACTAAGAACGGTTGGGGCGGATATCGAACGTATTTCGGTGATTGAAGAGGACAATGATTAG
- a CDS encoding class E sortase, protein MKKEINLSEEDLVRLFAGAKRKKADLIVSLALFAGKALFVFALILAGYTVINFPAIKDKVAFWYLNDIKTAEVIVDQPGVGIIKTEDIAPTDVMPDMANNTIRIPALSIEAPISWRVENTPALVAKGLANGVIQLDGTSLPGEKGNIYVTGHSSNYVWAKGNYNSIFAIIDKLLPGDLIYIKYNDTVFTYKTLDQKVVTANDLSVLSQTEDSRLTLVTCWPVGTSYKRMVVTASQSSPSPENNIAPANKPSFSTLPGAR, encoded by the coding sequence ATGAAAAAAGAAATAAATTTATCCGAAGAAGATCTAGTCAGACTTTTCGCAGGCGCAAAACGCAAAAAAGCCGATTTGATTGTGAGCCTGGCCCTGTTTGCGGGTAAAGCTCTATTTGTATTTGCTTTGATTTTAGCCGGGTATACTGTCATAAACTTTCCAGCGATCAAGGACAAAGTTGCCTTCTGGTATCTGAACGACATCAAAACAGCTGAAGTTATTGTCGATCAGCCTGGAGTAGGAATTATTAAGACCGAGGATATTGCGCCAACGGACGTTATGCCTGATATGGCGAATAATACAATAAGGATCCCCGCTCTGTCGATCGAAGCCCCCATCAGCTGGCGTGTTGAAAATACCCCTGCTCTTGTTGCCAAAGGACTGGCTAATGGCGTGATCCAGCTTGACGGCACTAGCTTGCCTGGAGAAAAGGGGAATATTTACGTTACGGGTCACTCGTCCAACTATGTTTGGGCCAAGGGTAACTACAATTCTATATTTGCAATCATAGACAAATTATTGCCTGGCGATTTGATCTATATCAAATACAACGACACCGTATTTACATACAAAACACTGGACCAAAAAGTAGTTACAGCCAATGACCTTTCCGTTTTGTCTCAGACCGAAGATTCGAGGCTGACTTTGGTTACTTGTTGGCCAGTTGGCACTTCCTACAAACGAATGGTAGTGACAGCTAGCCAAAGTAGTCCTTCGCCAGAAAATAATATTGCCCCCGCGAATAAGCCCAGTTTTAGTACATTGCCTGGGGCCAGATAA
- a CDS encoding L-threonylcarbamoyladenylate synthase, producing the protein MKRIMLTNSNMQEVVTEAAQIIRAGGLVVAPFDTVYGIIADPTSHSAINKINEIKGRPESKTIGLATYEIEQIGNAADLSAENSNFISQKIPGKFTFVLRANNANKISDLCKREGTIAVRVPDNELILKIAELSDGFVAQTSANKSGLPNCYSVDQISDQFDGLGQLDFVIDGGELPQSAPSELWDLTGSEPKKIERN; encoded by the coding sequence ATGAAAAGAATAATGCTTACAAACAGTAACATGCAAGAGGTCGTCACCGAAGCCGCACAAATCATACGAGCTGGAGGCCTTGTCGTCGCTCCATTTGACACCGTTTACGGAATAATTGCTGATCCGACCAGCCATAGCGCAATAAATAAAATTAATGAGATAAAGGGTCGGCCAGAGTCAAAGACTATTGGTTTGGCCACTTACGAAATCGAACAAATCGGTAACGCTGCTGACCTGAGCGCGGAAAACTCAAATTTTATCAGTCAAAAAATTCCTGGCAAATTTACATTCGTATTGAGAGCAAACAATGCCAACAAGATTTCTGATTTGTGCAAACGAGAGGGGACTATCGCTGTCCGTGTGCCAGATAATGAATTGATACTAAAAATCGCCGAACTGTCGGACGGCTTCGTGGCCCAAACCTCGGCGAACAAGTCAGGACTGCCAAATTGCTATTCGGTAGATCAGATTAGCGACCAATTTGATGGCCTCGGCCAGCTCGATTTTGTTATTGATGGAGGAGAGCTTCCCCAATCTGCACCCTCGGAGCTTTGGGATTTAACAGGCTCTGAGCCCAAAAAGATTGAAAGAAACTGA
- a CDS encoding bifunctional phosphoglucose/phosphomannose isomerase, with protein MGNLEQLDKIDFKKADPKGMINNIVSFVDDARQAFETASSFNVPAYYIKAKKIVLVGMGGSGAAGDIIKEYLSPHADLIVESIHDYSLPSWAGSDTLVILNSYSGNTEEVLAVFLEAQNRGAKMISVTTGGKLKVLSDKYKVPTLSFEYEGCPRASFPYLFILMLSVFMKLGYVNFTEADVKSALDSLDELKKKYLPDVSLFSNPAKILAEKIHGRVPVIFSSRLLAGAALRFKNQINENAKHWAFTCIFPELHHNVIEGMLRPENLCMVMMLESNFDYDRVTLRENISSEIMRKHKITLERIKFVKAKDQLSETLSFVLLGDFVSYYLAILDKVNPGVNEVIDEVKSKLS; from the coding sequence ATGGGCAATTTAGAACAACTAGACAAAATTGACTTCAAAAAAGCTGATCCGAAGGGAATGATAAATAATATTGTAAGCTTTGTGGATGATGCAAGACAGGCTTTTGAGACTGCTTCTAGCTTTAATGTCCCTGCTTACTATATTAAGGCCAAGAAAATTGTCCTGGTCGGGATGGGCGGATCTGGAGCTGCCGGAGACATTATCAAGGAGTATCTAAGCCCTCATGCCGACTTAATCGTCGAGAGCATACATGACTATTCCCTGCCATCATGGGCAGGTAGCGATACCCTCGTCATCTTAAACTCATATTCTGGCAACACCGAGGAAGTTCTGGCTGTATTTCTGGAAGCACAAAATCGCGGCGCCAAAATGATTTCGGTCACGACTGGTGGCAAGCTTAAGGTGCTTTCCGACAAGTACAAAGTACCAACTTTATCGTTTGAATATGAGGGATGCCCCAGAGCATCTTTCCCTTATCTTTTCATTCTGATGCTTTCTGTATTTATGAAACTTGGCTATGTCAATTTCACCGAAGCCGATGTCAAAAGTGCTTTGGACAGCCTTGATGAACTTAAGAAAAAATACCTTCCTGATGTTTCGCTATTTTCCAACCCGGCCAAGATACTGGCTGAAAAGATCCATGGACGCGTACCGGTGATCTTTAGTTCTCGCCTGTTGGCTGGCGCGGCACTCCGCTTCAAAAATCAAATCAACGAAAACGCTAAACACTGGGCTTTCACCTGTATCTTCCCGGAGCTTCACCACAACGTTATTGAAGGAATGCTGAGGCCAGAAAACCTTTGCATGGTTATGATGTTGGAATCTAATTTTGATTATGATCGTGTCACACTCCGCGAAAATATCAGCTCTGAAATTATGAGGAAGCACAAAATTACGCTCGAGAGGATCAAATTTGTCAAAGCAAAAGATCAACTTTCCGAGACCCTATCATTTGTACTGCTCGGAGACTTTGTTTCATATTACCTAGCAATACTGGACAAGGTAAATCCTGGGGTCAACGAAGTTATCGACGAAGTGAAATCCAAACTCAGCTAA